One Antarctobacter heliothermus DNA segment encodes these proteins:
- a CDS encoding anti-sigma factor yields the protein MSADLPEMPDDDDDLMAGEYVLRLLSPDIERAMDRRVIDDPVFAARVRDWEARLAPMADELEDIPPAAKTRRALLATLGGTPESPTRRWWLGTGLGLATVAALVVLSPLPSLLKGPEFGAQIASTDGTLRFDATVTGDELVLARLEGGPRPGRALELWLIADGAPAPVSLGVLPETDSTRIALSPDLVAQLTGAALAVSDEPPGGSPTGAPTGEVLAAAALVAL from the coding sequence ATGAGCGCCGACCTGCCTGAGATGCCCGATGACGATGATGACCTGATGGCCGGCGAATATGTATTGCGCCTTCTGTCCCCGGATATTGAACGCGCCATGGACCGCCGCGTCATTGACGACCCGGTCTTTGCCGCCCGCGTGCGCGACTGGGAGGCGCGGCTGGCGCCGATGGCCGATGAGCTGGAGGACATTCCGCCCGCCGCCAAAACCAGACGTGCGTTGCTGGCGACTTTGGGCGGCACACCAGAGTCGCCGACCCGGCGCTGGTGGCTGGGCACCGGGCTGGGTCTGGCGACCGTGGCGGCGCTTGTGGTCCTCTCACCCCTGCCATCGCTGCTGAAGGGGCCAGAGTTCGGGGCACAGATTGCCTCGACGGACGGAACCTTGCGATTTGATGCGACGGTCACAGGCGACGAACTGGTGCTTGCCCGGCTTGAGGGCGGACCGCGCCCCGGCCGTGCGCTGGAATTGTGGCTGATCGCCGATGGCGCGCCTGCGCCTGTGTCGCTGGGCGTGTTGCCAGAGACAGACAGCACCCGGATTGCGCTGTCACCCGACCTTGTCGCGCAATTGACTGGTGCGGCTCTGGCCGTGTCGGATGAGCCGCCCGGCGGCTCTCCCACCGGGGCCCCCACGGGTGAGGTTCTGGCGGCGGCCGCGCTGGTCGCCCTTTGA
- a CDS encoding sigma-70 family RNA polymerase sigma factor — MTTRGDIETLIGRIALRDRTAFAALYDATSAKLLAVCHSVLKDRQEAEDTLQEVFLRVWNKADRYAVTGHSPMTWLITVARNIAIDRLRARQKSQTGKVGTETDVLPDTRPGPEAATIAASESRRIVACLHELPGDRAIAVRGAYLEGKSYSDLAARFDVPLNTMRTWLRRSLQSLRECMSR; from the coding sequence ATGACAACTCGTGGCGACATAGAGACATTGATCGGGCGCATCGCCTTGCGCGACAGGACGGCCTTTGCCGCTCTGTATGACGCGACCAGCGCCAAACTGCTGGCTGTCTGCCACTCGGTGCTCAAGGACCGGCAAGAGGCCGAGGACACCTTGCAAGAGGTTTTCTTGCGGGTCTGGAACAAAGCCGATCGTTATGCCGTGACCGGCCACAGCCCGATGACTTGGCTGATTACCGTGGCGCGCAACATTGCCATCGACCGCCTGCGCGCGCGTCAAAAGTCGCAAACCGGCAAGGTGGGCACAGAAACCGATGTCCTGCCCGATACCCGCCCCGGCCCCGAAGCCGCGACCATCGCCGCCTCAGAAAGCCGCAGAATCGTGGCGTGCCTGCATGAATTGCCCGGCGACCGGGCCATTGCGGTGCGCGGTGCCTATCTCGAAGGCAAAAGCTATTCCGATCTTGCCGCCCGGTTCGACGTGCCGTTGAATACCATGCGGACTTGGCTGCGCCGCAGCCTGCAAAGCCTGAGGGAGTGCATGTCCCGATGA
- the hemA gene encoding 5-aminolevulinate synthase, whose product MDYTAKLDDALNRLHEEGRYRTFIDIERKKGQFPHASWRKPDGSEQPITVWCGNDYLGMGQHPAVLAAMHEAIDATGAGSGGTRNISGTTVYHKQLEAELADLHGKEAALLFTSAYIANDATLSTLPKLFPGLIIYSDELNHASMIEGIRRNGGAKRIFKHNDLDDLRAKLEADDPAAPKLIAFESIYSMDGDFGPIKELCDLADEFGALTYIDEVHAVGMYGPRGAGVAERDRLMHRIDIINGTLAKAYGVMGGYIAASEKMCDAVRSYAPGFIFSTSLAPTLAAGATASVAHLKRDQSLREQHQTQAKILKTRLKGLGMPIIDHGTHIVPVIVGDPVHTKKLSDMLLEGYGIYVQPINFPTVPRGTERLRFTPSPVHGPKEMDRLIHAMDELWSHCALNRAEMAG is encoded by the coding sequence GTGGACTACACCGCGAAACTGGATGACGCCCTGAACCGTCTGCACGAGGAAGGCCGTTACCGCACCTTCATCGACATTGAACGCAAAAAGGGTCAGTTCCCGCACGCCTCCTGGCGGAAACCCGACGGCAGTGAGCAACCGATCACTGTCTGGTGTGGCAATGATTATCTGGGCATGGGACAGCATCCGGCCGTCCTTGCCGCCATGCATGAGGCGATTGACGCCACCGGCGCAGGCTCTGGCGGCACGCGCAATATCTCGGGCACGACGGTCTACCACAAACAGCTAGAGGCCGAACTGGCCGATCTGCACGGCAAAGAAGCGGCGCTGCTGTTCACCTCTGCCTATATCGCCAACGATGCGACGCTGAGCACGTTGCCAAAACTGTTTCCCGGTTTGATCATCTATTCCGATGAGCTGAATCACGCTTCGATGATTGAGGGCATCCGTCGCAATGGCGGTGCCAAGCGCATTTTCAAGCACAACGATCTGGACGATCTGCGCGCCAAGCTGGAGGCAGATGATCCTGCTGCGCCCAAGCTGATTGCTTTTGAATCGATCTATTCGATGGATGGCGATTTCGGGCCGATCAAGGAACTGTGCGATCTGGCAGATGAATTCGGCGCATTGACCTATATCGATGAGGTCCACGCCGTCGGCATGTACGGGCCGCGCGGGGCAGGGGTGGCGGAACGGGACCGCCTGATGCACCGCATCGACATTATCAACGGCACGCTGGCAAAGGCCTATGGCGTGATGGGGGGCTATATCGCGGCCTCTGAGAAAATGTGTGACGCTGTGCGCTCTTATGCGCCGGGTTTCATCTTTTCCACATCTCTCGCCCCGACACTGGCCGCAGGCGCAACCGCCTCTGTCGCGCATCTCAAACGTGACCAGTCGCTGCGCGAGCAACACCAGACACAGGCAAAGATCCTCAAGACCCGTCTCAAGGGGCTGGGGATGCCGATCATTGATCACGGCACCCATATTGTGCCGGTGATCGTCGGAGACCCGGTCCATACCAAGAAATTGTCTGACATGTTGCTTGAGGGCTATGGCATCTATGTGCAGCCGATCAACTTCCCCACTGTCCCGCGCGGGACAGAGCGGCTGCGGTTCACACCCTCTCCGGTGCACGGTCCCAAGGAAATGGACCGTCTTATTCACGCGATGGATGAATTATGGAGCCACTGTGCGCTGAATCGCGCTGAAATGGCAGGCTAA
- a CDS encoding helix-turn-helix domain-containing protein has translation MIGRKSQHRDDSGDGASPQSFDDFKLKLGDVMRGERATMGKSLLDVQRELRIKASYISAIENCDPSAFDTPGFIAGYVRSYARYLGMDPDEAFAHFCAESGFSVAHGMSQEASVVRKPRKDEPRPRSRDSIAEPRMPFAPAGDSLLSRIEPGAIGSSLVLLALIGGIGYGGYRVLQEVQRVQVTPVDQTPIVLSELDPLQAAIAPSARSEDVDQRQAGVFTPPTTEAFDRLYRPQALDVPILVARDAPISTLDPERVGVFAGGGRRGLPAVQDSSLAAAALAQRLVAEGVIPETVTTAAPLSAPQGVTVVAVRPAWVEVRDETSGVLISRVLNAGDTFAVPRSAVNPLIRVGESGAVYFSVNGQTFGPAGSPGRVTSKISLAAADVVDRYSVANTAKDGDLMAVLTKLNMAAPQVAPSQVASVEPVPVEPVQREAQTPILTELARNIPSVPPVARPDNIALAAVLAAAPAPTPLPTPVAPTPVPAAPVADTIPVAPVATPDPAPAPQLALPRVTVEPTPGITVVAVAETWVEVTSPSGKKLLARLLKPGDSYEVPQTEQAATIFSGNAGGVFFAVNGQTYGPYGQSGQFGRDLALSAETIQKELQVADLTQNQTLAKVVAELNLQGQ, from the coding sequence ATGATAGGGCGAAAATCCCAGCACCGTGACGACAGTGGCGATGGGGCATCGCCACAAAGCTTTGACGACTTCAAGTTGAAGTTGGGCGATGTCATGCGGGGCGAACGAGCGACTATGGGCAAGTCGCTGCTTGATGTCCAGCGAGAGCTGAGGATCAAGGCAAGCTATATTTCGGCGATCGAAAACTGTGATCCGTCGGCGTTTGATACGCCCGGCTTTATCGCAGGCTACGTCCGATCCTATGCGCGCTATCTGGGCATGGACCCAGATGAGGCGTTTGCGCATTTCTGTGCTGAAAGCGGGTTTTCCGTGGCGCATGGCATGTCGCAAGAGGCGTCAGTTGTTCGCAAACCTCGCAAGGATGAGCCGCGCCCGCGCAGCCGCGATTCCATCGCAGAGCCGCGGATGCCGTTTGCTCCGGCGGGCGACAGCCTGCTGTCCCGGATTGAACCGGGTGCTATTGGCTCTTCGCTGGTGTTGCTCGCTCTTATTGGCGGCATTGGTTACGGCGGTTACCGGGTACTGCAAGAAGTGCAGCGTGTTCAGGTGACGCCGGTCGATCAGACACCGATTGTCCTTAGCGAACTTGACCCGTTGCAGGCGGCAATTGCCCCCAGTGCGCGCTCGGAGGACGTTGACCAGCGCCAGGCTGGCGTGTTCACCCCCCCCACAACAGAGGCGTTTGACCGGCTCTATCGTCCGCAGGCGTTGGACGTACCGATTTTGGTCGCGCGCGATGCGCCGATTTCGACCCTGGATCCGGAGCGCGTTGGCGTCTTTGCCGGCGGTGGCCGTCGCGGTTTGCCGGCGGTGCAGGACAGTTCCTTGGCGGCCGCCGCGCTTGCGCAGCGTCTGGTGGCAGAGGGCGTTATCCCCGAAACGGTTACAACCGCCGCACCGCTTTCTGCGCCTCAGGGTGTCACCGTCGTTGCCGTGCGCCCCGCTTGGGTCGAGGTGCGGGACGAGACAAGTGGCGTGCTGATCTCGCGCGTATTGAATGCGGGGGATACCTTTGCCGTTCCGCGCAGCGCGGTGAACCCGCTCATCCGGGTCGGCGAATCCGGGGCAGTCTATTTCTCGGTCAACGGGCAGACCTTTGGCCCCGCCGGCTCGCCGGGTCGTGTGACCAGCAAGATTTCACTGGCCGCCGCAGACGTTGTGGACCGCTACAGTGTGGCGAATACGGCCAAAGACGGCGACCTGATGGCCGTGCTGACAAAGCTCAACATGGCCGCGCCGCAGGTTGCCCCGTCGCAAGTTGCAAGCGTCGAACCTGTTCCTGTCGAGCCGGTCCAGCGCGAGGCGCAGACGCCAATCCTGACAGAACTCGCCCGTAACATTCCTTCTGTGCCGCCGGTGGCGCGCCCGGACAACATCGCGCTGGCGGCCGTTCTTGCGGCAGCGCCTGCGCCGACGCCGCTGCCCACACCTGTTGCACCCACTCCCGTACCAGCCGCGCCGGTTGCGGACACTATTCCTGTGGCGCCAGTCGCGACACCAGACCCGGCGCCCGCGCCGCAACTGGCCCTGCCGCGCGTTACGGTTGAACCGACTCCGGGCATTACTGTGGTGGCCGTGGCGGAAACTTGGGTCGAGGTCACATCACCCTCGGGCAAGAAACTGTTGGCGCGGTTGCTAAAACCCGGCGACAGCTATGAAGTGCCGCAGACCGAACAGGCCGCGACAATCTTTTCCGGCAACGCCGGTGGCGTGTTCTTTGCAGTCAATGGCCAGACCTACGGCCCCTATGGCCAAAGCGGACAGTTTGGCCGCGATCTTGCCCTGTCGGCAGAGACGATCCAGAAAGAACTGCAAGTGGCTGACCTGACGCAGAACCAGACACTTGCCAAGGTGGTGGCCGAGCTGAACCTTCAGGGACAGTGA
- the ispG gene encoding flavodoxin-dependent (E)-4-hydroxy-3-methylbut-2-enyl-diphosphate synthase — translation MSLNHVRPWRNIYRRKSRQIMVGNVPVGGDAPITVQTMTNTVTTDIPGTIAQVQAAAEAGADIVRISVPDQDSSRALKEIVRESPVPIVADIHFHYKRGIEAAEAGAACLRINPGNIGSQDRVREVIKAARDHNCSIRIGVNAGSLEKHLLEKYAEPCPDAMVESGLDHIKILQDNDFHEFKISCKASDVFMAAAAYQQLADQTDAPIHLGITEAGGLMSGTIKSAIGLGNLLWMGIGDTIRVSLSADPVEEVKVGYEILKSLGLRHRGVNIISCPSCARQGFDVIKTVETLEKRLEHIKTPMSLSIIGCVVNGPGEALMTDVGFTGGGAGSGMVYLAGKASHKMSNDQMVEHIVEEVEKRAAVIDAEEAAASEAAE, via the coding sequence ATGAGCCTCAACCACGTCCGCCCGTGGCGCAACATCTATCGTCGCAAATCACGTCAGATCATGGTCGGCAATGTGCCTGTCGGTGGTGATGCCCCGATAACCGTGCAGACCATGACCAACACGGTCACCACGGACATTCCCGGCACCATTGCACAGGTGCAGGCCGCCGCCGAGGCGGGGGCCGATATCGTCCGTATTTCTGTGCCTGATCAGGACTCGTCCCGTGCGCTCAAGGAAATCGTGCGTGAAAGCCCGGTGCCGATCGTTGCGGACATTCATTTCCACTACAAACGCGGGATTGAGGCCGCCGAGGCCGGGGCTGCCTGCCTGCGGATCAATCCCGGCAACATCGGCAGTCAGGACCGCGTGCGCGAGGTCATCAAGGCCGCGCGCGACCACAACTGTTCCATTCGGATTGGTGTAAACGCGGGATCGCTGGAAAAGCACCTGCTGGAAAAATACGCTGAGCCGTGCCCCGACGCCATGGTCGAGAGCGGGCTGGATCACATCAAGATCCTGCAAGACAACGACTTTCACGAATTCAAGATCAGCTGCAAGGCGTCTGATGTCTTCATGGCCGCGGCCGCCTATCAACAGCTTGCCGATCAGACTGACGCGCCGATCCACCTCGGCATCACCGAGGCGGGCGGGCTGATGTCCGGCACAATCAAATCCGCCATCGGGTTGGGCAACCTTTTGTGGATGGGGATTGGCGACACGATCCGGGTGTCGCTGTCGGCGGACCCGGTCGAAGAGGTCAAGGTTGGATATGAGATCCTGAAATCTCTGGGCCTGCGCCATCGCGGCGTCAATATCATCTCTTGTCCGTCTTGTGCGCGACAGGGGTTCGACGTGATCAAGACCGTCGAGACGCTGGAAAAGCGATTGGAACACATCAAGACACCGATGAGCCTGTCGATCATCGGCTGCGTGGTCAACGGGCCGGGTGAGGCGCTGATGACCGATGTCGGGTTCACCGGCGGCGGTGCGGGCAGCGGTATGGTCTATCTGGCGGGCAAGGCCAGCCACAAGATGTCCAATGACCAGATGGTCGAACACATCGTGGAAGAGGTTGAAAAGCGCGCGGCGGTCATTGATGCCGAAGAGGCCGCAGCGTCCGAGGCTGCAGAGTAA
- a CDS encoding DsbA family protein — MFLSKPALRASAAALCFLAAPVAMAQDADPFDFANMTAEQKTAFGAEVRAYLLENPQVIMEAVAVLEEREKAAQVAQDDTLVADNMARLMDDGFSWVGGNPDGDVTVIEFSDYRCGFCRRAHPEVLELIESDGNIRYIVKEFPILGEASLVSSRFAIATQIVAGNEAYKSVHDALITLEGNPGDGPLRRIAETLGLDAEAIMAEMDSDEVTRRITETRELALAMNINGTPSFVFGDQMVRGYAPLPTMRQIVDEVRDTQ, encoded by the coding sequence ATGTTCCTTTCCAAACCTGCCCTGCGCGCCTCTGCGGCGGCTCTTTGTTTCTTGGCCGCGCCTGTGGCCATGGCGCAGGACGCCGATCCGTTCGATTTCGCCAACATGACGGCTGAGCAAAAAACGGCTTTTGGTGCAGAAGTGCGCGCCTACCTGCTGGAAAACCCTCAGGTCATCATGGAGGCCGTCGCCGTTCTGGAAGAGCGCGAAAAAGCCGCACAAGTTGCGCAGGACGACACGCTGGTCGCGGACAATATGGCGCGCCTGATGGATGACGGGTTCTCCTGGGTCGGCGGCAATCCCGACGGCGATGTGACCGTGATCGAGTTCTCCGATTACCGCTGTGGTTTCTGCCGGCGCGCGCACCCTGAGGTGCTGGAACTGATCGAATCCGATGGCAATATCCGTTACATCGTCAAGGAGTTCCCCATTCTGGGTGAGGCATCTCTGGTGTCGTCGCGCTTTGCCATTGCCACACAGATCGTCGCGGGCAACGAGGCCTATAAATCGGTTCATGACGCGCTGATCACCCTCGAAGGTAACCCCGGCGATGGCCCACTGCGCCGCATTGCCGAAACTCTGGGTCTGGATGCCGAAGCCATCATGGCCGAGATGGACAGCGACGAAGTCACCCGCCGGATCACCGAGACCCGGGAACTGGCGCTGGCGATGAACATCAACGGCACCCCCAGTTTTGTCTTTGGCGACCAGATGGTGCGCGGCTACGCCCCGCTGCCAACCATGCGCCAGATCGTCGACGAGGTCCGCGACACCCAATGA
- a CDS encoding M48 family metalloprotease, translating into MIRTPILPRMIALVTAFSLIAAAPVQAATTLLRDADIEYALRQLAAPILSAAGLSPQQVDIIVIDDGSLNAFVTDTQHIFLHSGLIMKLDSAEALQAVIAHEAAHISNGHITRRMGNLRAARTAAGIGMALAAAAAAAGANSQAAAGVALGAQGSAMRLFFSHTRAEESAADISSVRFMVRAGIDPRGALEVQKLFRGQEALSVGRQDPYMRTHPLTRDRLRALEGLVAGTKSTERNATAQYWFKRAQGKLTAFKRAPSWTLRRLKDSGSQDIAYMREAVAYHRQSNLKKSLGAIDRALALRPTDPYLMELKGQILLESRQFGAAVQVYQAAANRAPREPLILGGLGRALLAAGQPKQALRALETARGRDFTDARLLRDLAVAYAKTGQNGMASVSTAERYALQGRMKDAKLHAERAIATLPRGSAPWQRAQDVLDAAKRAK; encoded by the coding sequence ATGATCCGCACACCGATCCTGCCAAGGATGATCGCACTGGTCACAGCATTCAGCCTGATCGCCGCCGCCCCGGTACAGGCCGCGACGACGCTGCTGCGCGATGCCGATATTGAATACGCGTTGCGCCAGCTAGCCGCGCCGATCCTCAGCGCCGCCGGTCTCAGCCCGCAACAGGTCGATATCATCGTGATCGACGACGGATCGCTGAACGCCTTTGTTACCGACACGCAACATATCTTTCTGCATTCGGGGCTGATCATGAAACTCGACAGTGCCGAGGCATTGCAGGCGGTCATCGCGCATGAGGCGGCGCATATCTCGAACGGGCATATCACCCGCCGAATGGGCAACCTGCGCGCCGCGCGCACCGCCGCCGGGATCGGCATGGCACTTGCCGCCGCTGCTGCCGCAGCGGGCGCCAACAGTCAGGCTGCCGCAGGCGTGGCCCTTGGGGCCCAAGGCTCTGCCATGCGGCTGTTCTTTTCCCACACCCGGGCAGAGGAATCCGCCGCCGACATTTCATCGGTGCGCTTTATGGTCCGCGCCGGGATTGACCCGCGCGGCGCGTTGGAGGTGCAAAAACTGTTTCGTGGCCAAGAGGCACTGTCGGTTGGGCGCCAAGACCCCTACATGCGCACCCACCCGCTGACCCGTGACCGACTGCGCGCCCTCGAAGGGTTGGTGGCCGGCACCAAAAGCACCGAACGGAACGCCACCGCGCAATACTGGTTCAAACGCGCGCAAGGCAAACTGACCGCCTTCAAACGTGCGCCGTCTTGGACCTTGCGGCGGCTCAAGGACAGCGGCAGTCAGGACATCGCCTACATGCGCGAGGCGGTGGCCTATCACCGCCAATCCAACCTCAAGAAATCCCTCGGCGCCATCGACCGCGCGCTGGCGTTGCGTCCGACAGATCCCTATCTGATGGAACTCAAAGGCCAGATCCTGTTGGAATCGCGCCAGTTCGGCGCGGCAGTGCAGGTCTATCAGGCCGCCGCCAACCGCGCCCCGCGGGAACCGCTGATCCTTGGCGGGTTGGGCCGCGCCCTGCTGGCCGCCGGTCAGCCGAAACAGGCATTACGCGCACTGGAGACCGCGCGCGGGCGTGATTTCACCGATGCCCGCCTGCTGCGTGATCTGGCGGTGGCCTATGCCAAGACCGGCCAGAACGGGATGGCGTCGGTGTCCACCGCCGAACGCTATGCCCTGCAAGGCCGCATGAAAGACGCCAAACTGCACGCTGAACGCGCCATTGCCACACTGCCGCGCGGCTCTGCCCCGTGGCAACGGGCGCAAGATGTGCTAGATGCGGCGAAACGAGCCAAGTAA
- a CDS encoding aminotransferase class I/II-fold pyridoxal phosphate-dependent enzyme, which produces MRSSRRGAVDPFIVMDVMEAARQAEEAGRRIIHMEVGQPSTPAPAAARAALAQAMERDTLGYTVALGLPALRARIAKLYAQWYGVDLDPARVVVTPGSSGGFILAFTALFDAGERVALGAPGYPSYRQILKALDLVPVEVQTSAENRLQPTPEDLAGVEYEGLMVASPANPTGTMLDKPALAALIGAAQARGAAFLSDEIYHGIEYDKRAVTALEISDDVVVINSFSKFFSMTGWRVGWLVVPEGMVRQVERLAQNLFICPPHAAQIAALAALDAQDELKGNLAVYTRNRALMMEGLPKAGFDRIAPPDGAFYVYADVSHLTDDSRAFARDILDQAGVAVTPGLDFDPVRGGGTLRFSYARATADIEEGLARLTAYMAARG; this is translated from the coding sequence ATGCGGAGTTCAAGGCGCGGAGCGGTCGATCCCTTTATCGTGATGGACGTGATGGAGGCCGCAAGGCAGGCCGAAGAGGCCGGACGGCGGATCATCCACATGGAAGTGGGCCAGCCCAGCACACCTGCCCCCGCCGCCGCTCGGGCGGCGTTGGCGCAGGCGATGGAGCGGGACACGCTGGGGTATACCGTGGCGCTTGGCCTGCCGGCACTGCGCGCAAGAATCGCGAAACTCTATGCTCAGTGGTACGGGGTCGATCTTGATCCCGCCCGCGTCGTTGTCACGCCCGGCTCTTCGGGCGGCTTTATTCTGGCCTTCACGGCGTTGTTTGATGCCGGAGAGCGGGTGGCGCTGGGGGCGCCGGGCTATCCGTCTTACCGCCAGATCCTCAAGGCGCTGGATCTGGTACCGGTAGAGGTGCAGACCTCGGCGGAAAATCGCCTGCAACCCACGCCCGAGGATCTGGCCGGGGTCGAGTATGAGGGCCTGATGGTCGCGAGTCCGGCGAATCCCACCGGGACGATGCTGGACAAACCGGCGCTTGCGGCCCTGATCGGGGCGGCGCAGGCGCGCGGCGCGGCCTTTCTGTCGGATGAGATTTATCACGGCATTGAGTACGACAAGCGCGCCGTGACTGCGCTGGAGATCAGCGACGATGTGGTGGTGATCAACTCGTTCTCCAAATTCTTTTCCATGACCGGCTGGCGCGTCGGCTGGCTGGTGGTGCCAGAGGGGATGGTGCGACAGGTCGAGCGTCTGGCGCAGAATCTGTTCATCTGTCCGCCCCACGCGGCGCAAATCGCGGCGTTGGCGGCGCTGGATGCGCAGGATGAGTTGAAGGGCAATCTGGCGGTCTACACTCGCAACCGAGCCTTGATGATGGAGGGGCTGCCAAAGGCCGGGTTTGATCGGATCGCGCCGCCGGACGGGGCCTTTTACGTCTATGCTGATGTCAGTCACCTGACGGACGACAGCCGCGCCTTTGCGCGAGACATTCTGGATCAGGCGGGTGTGGCGGTGACGCCGGGGTTGGATTTTGACCCGGTACGCGGTGGCGGCACGCTGCGGTTTTCCTATGCGCGGGCCACGGCGGACATCGAAGAAGGACTGGCGCGGCTAACAGCCTATATGGCGGCGCGCGGATAA
- a CDS encoding N-acetylmuramoyl-L-alanine amidase, translated as MSRFFTLVLALCLWCGALTAQDTGLARLTGGVIEDRRQGATEIELTLSQGVPWRLFTLTDPDRLVLDFAEVDWQGADPEEIDQSDRIAALRMGLFRPGWSRLVAELAAPMAVERAEMRVTPDGAGATLALRLISTDADSFVAAAGQPADPTWVQTRPKARRVVADPDRPLTIVLDPGHGGIDPGARRDGVSEADLMLLFAKELREVLLRAGDYRVVLTRQEDQFVSLEARVKLAHDAGADLFISLHADALSEGVAHGAAVYTLAEEASDAASAALAERHDRDDLLAGLDLSGTDDRVAQILMDLARLDNTPRSQALAGHIIGGIESSLGHVHKDPLRQAAFSVLKSADIPSVLLELGFLSTEADLRSLQDPAWRAGMAAGIRDGLAAWLVEDAALSGLRRQ; from the coding sequence ATGAGCAGATTTTTTACCTTAGTGTTGGCGCTGTGCCTGTGGTGCGGCGCGCTGACCGCGCAGGACACGGGTCTGGCTCGTCTGACCGGCGGCGTGATCGAGGATCGCCGGCAGGGCGCAACAGAGATAGAACTGACCCTGTCGCAGGGGGTGCCGTGGCGGCTGTTCACTCTGACCGATCCAGACCGGCTTGTGCTGGACTTTGCCGAGGTCGACTGGCAGGGGGCTGACCCCGAAGAGATAGACCAGAGCGACCGGATAGCCGCCCTCCGCATGGGGCTGTTCCGGCCCGGTTGGTCGCGGCTGGTGGCAGAACTGGCCGCTCCGATGGCGGTAGAGCGGGCCGAGATGCGCGTGACCCCGGACGGCGCGGGTGCGACACTGGCCTTGCGGTTGATTTCGACCGATGCGGACAGTTTTGTCGCCGCCGCCGGGCAGCCTGCCGATCCAACATGGGTGCAGACCCGGCCCAAGGCGCGGCGCGTGGTCGCTGATCCGGACCGCCCGTTGACTATCGTGCTGGACCCCGGCCATGGCGGTATTGATCCGGGGGCGCGGCGCGACGGCGTCAGCGAGGCGGATCTGATGCTGCTCTTTGCGAAGGAACTGCGCGAGGTACTGCTGCGCGCCGGTGACTACCGCGTGGTGTTGACCCGACAGGAAGACCAGTTTGTCTCGCTGGAGGCGCGGGTGAAACTGGCCCATGACGCCGGCGCTGACCTGTTTATCTCTCTGCACGCTGATGCCCTGTCCGAAGGCGTGGCGCATGGCGCGGCGGTTTACACTCTGGCCGAAGAGGCATCGGACGCGGCCTCGGCGGCGCTGGCGGAACGGCATGACCGCGATGACCTGCTGGCCGGGCTGGACCTGTCAGGAACCGATGATCGCGTGGCGCAGATCCTGATGGATCTTGCGCGGCTGGACAACACGCCACGCAGTCAGGCGCTGGCGGGGCATATCATTGGCGGGATCGAAAGCTCGCTGGGCCATGTTCACAAAGACCCGCTTCGGCAGGCGGCATTTTCGGTGCTCAAATCCGCCGACATTCCTTCTGTCCTGTTGGAACTGGGGTTCTTGTCGACAGAGGCCGATCTGCGAAGTTTACAGGATCCGGCGTGGCGCGCGGGGATGGCGGCGGGCATCCGTGACGGGCTGGCGGCATGGCTGGTCGAGGATGCGGCGCTGTCAGGACTTCGCCGACAGTAG